One region of Dehalococcoidia bacterium genomic DNA includes:
- a CDS encoding TetR/AcrR family transcriptional regulator, producing MPKSKMTMRKARALSTRRGIFDTAVSLFAKKGYSKVTVDDICNKMGLSKGAFYNYFKSKDQIIMEGFIAYDEYYRTDALKEIANFKGCIDQLVAYNRLVLNKIIQTGKPTMQAVFHSEMGFKKRASYINSEKRSLYIVGESLVAEAQKAGELRTDLSSKQITNIIVRSLRGIVYDWCLPGSKVDLEEAGEDMLKVLISGLSTHQ from the coding sequence ATGCCGAAATCCAAGATGACAATGCGGAAAGCACGTGCGTTATCTACAAGGAGAGGAATATTCGATACCGCAGTATCTTTATTTGCCAAAAAGGGATATTCCAAGGTAACCGTTGATGATATCTGCAATAAAATGGGGCTCTCAAAAGGTGCCTTTTATAATTATTTCAAGTCCAAGGACCAGATCATAATGGAGGGTTTTATTGCATATGATGAATACTACCGGACGGATGCCTTAAAAGAGATCGCAAACTTCAAGGGATGTATTGATCAATTAGTAGCATATAACCGATTAGTGCTTAATAAGATTATCCAAACCGGTAAACCAACTATGCAAGCCGTTTTTCATAGTGAGATGGGATTCAAGAAAAGAGCATCTTACATCAACTCGGAGAAGCGGTCATTATATATAGTTGGTGAATCTCTTGTAGCGGAAGCTCAAAAAGCTGGAGAACTGAGAACCGATTTAAGCAGTAAGCAGATCACAAATATAATAGTGCGAAGCCTCAGAGGCATAGTTTACGACTGGTGTCTTCCAGGAAGCAAGGTTGACCTTGAGGAGGCGGGAGAAGACATGCTGAAAGTATTGATAAGCGGTTTGTCTACACATCAATAA
- a CDS encoding SDR family oxidoreductase, translating to MDLSFRNKVVVVTGGGSGVGREITRLFCEAGATIIVADLVLEKADETARILSGLPGKTIAMKADITNYVEVKEMMAEAVKITGKVDILVNNAGFGVLKNFGDTTPDDWMVDLGVNLFGTLHCTRELINHMIVRKYGKIINIVSDAGRVGEAFQATYSAAKAAVMGFSKALAREVGQHGININCVSLGATKTPLIMPFITPEIEQRLIKAYPLRRLGLPQEPAALVVFLASDSAAWITGQVYSVNGGFSMI from the coding sequence ATGGATTTAAGCTTCCGTAATAAAGTTGTTGTTGTGACTGGTGGGGGCAGCGGTGTTGGCCGTGAAATCACACGCCTTTTCTGTGAAGCCGGGGCAACAATCATTGTTGCCGATTTAGTCCTGGAAAAGGCTGATGAGACGGCCAGGATTTTATCTGGTTTGCCCGGTAAAACTATTGCCATGAAAGCCGATATAACCAATTACGTAGAAGTAAAAGAGATGATGGCAGAAGCAGTAAAAATTACCGGGAAAGTTGACATCCTTGTGAACAATGCGGGATTCGGTGTCCTGAAAAACTTTGGTGATACTACGCCGGATGACTGGATGGTTGATCTCGGTGTCAACCTTTTCGGGACACTGCATTGTACACGAGAACTAATCAACCACATGATCGTGCGTAAATATGGCAAGATTATCAATATCGTTTCAGACGCTGGTAGGGTCGGAGAAGCCTTTCAGGCTACGTACTCGGCCGCAAAAGCCGCGGTTATGGGATTTTCCAAGGCGCTTGCAAGGGAAGTTGGACAGCATGGCATCAACATAAATTGCGTATCACTCGGGGCAACCAAGACCCCATTAATAATGCCATTTATCACGCCGGAAATAGAACAACGTTTGATAAAAGCATACCCGCTGCGCAGATTAGGCCTGCCCCAGGAACCAGCTGCGCTTGTTGTTTTTCTGGCATCAGATAGTGCGGCATGGATCACCGGCCAGGTATATTCGGTAAATGGCGGATTCTCAATGATATAG